A DNA window from Actinomadura coerulea contains the following coding sequences:
- a CDS encoding response regulator, translating into MTTRVIIVDDQAMVRAGFAALLAAQSDIEVVGEAPDGAQGVELSRRTHPDVVLMDVRMPEMDGLEGARRLLSPPPGVTHRPRVLMLTTFDVDDYVYEALRAGASGFLLKDAPPADLIAAVRVVASGDALLAPSVTRRLIADFARQRPPARGKPALRLKALTERETEVLTLVARGMSNSEIAETLVLAEQTVKTHVSRVLTKLDLRDRAQAVVFAYESGLVTPGE; encoded by the coding sequence GTGACGACGCGCGTCATCATCGTCGACGACCAGGCCATGGTGCGGGCCGGCTTCGCCGCGCTGCTGGCCGCCCAGAGCGACATCGAGGTGGTGGGCGAGGCCCCCGACGGCGCGCAGGGCGTCGAGCTCAGCCGGCGCACCCATCCCGACGTCGTGTTGATGGACGTCCGCATGCCCGAGATGGACGGTCTGGAGGGCGCGCGCCGCCTCCTCTCGCCACCGCCGGGCGTGACGCACCGACCGCGCGTCCTGATGCTCACCACGTTCGACGTCGACGACTACGTCTACGAGGCGCTGCGGGCGGGCGCGAGCGGCTTCCTGCTCAAGGACGCGCCGCCGGCCGACCTCATCGCGGCGGTGCGCGTCGTCGCCTCGGGCGACGCGCTGCTCGCCCCCTCCGTCACGCGCCGCCTCATCGCGGACTTCGCCCGGCAGCGTCCCCCCGCCCGGGGCAAGCCCGCGCTGCGGCTCAAGGCCTTGACGGAACGCGAGACCGAGGTCCTCACCCTGGTGGCCCGCGGCATGTCCAACTCGGAGATCGCGGAGACGCTGGTGCTGGCCGAGCAGACGGTGAAGACGCACGTGAGCCGCGTCCTCACCAAGCTCGACCTGCGCGACCGCGCCCAGGCGGTGGTCTTCGCGTACGAGTCGGGGCTGGTGACCCCGGGCGAGTAG
- a CDS encoding sensor histidine kinase — translation MTPEEPPRALLAGASRRSVRLLPWGVAFVLCVALLPTTITVLGVDYGLNGGIAGALAVAQAAPLLLAVVRPLPAWYVIFAADVAGALALLTVDFEERLLWPFPPMEIVGYLGLCLALGLRESRRTLLLVWLATAGASVGLGFVAPHGTSARDALLTILSGVALVLGGALRERYEAQRRLAEQETISEAERGRRTLLEERARIARELHDVVAHHMSVITVQADTSVYRLDGLTPDVREEFTSIAATARESLGEMRRLLGVLRSEEAHGELAPQPGLERIGQVVEATVRAGVPVEFASCDAEVPEAVGLSAYRIVQEALANVVRHAPGAPTRVSVAEEGGSLTVLVVNGPSPEPPAAPLEEGGTGHGLVGMRERVRLGGGTLEAGPLPDGGFRVAARLPLTERDFT, via the coding sequence ATGACGCCCGAGGAACCCCCGCGCGCTCTGCTCGCCGGGGCGTCGCGTCGGTCGGTGCGGCTGTTGCCGTGGGGGGTGGCGTTCGTGCTGTGCGTCGCCCTGCTGCCCACCACGATCACGGTGCTGGGCGTCGACTACGGTCTGAACGGCGGCATCGCGGGCGCGCTGGCCGTCGCGCAGGCGGCCCCGCTGCTGCTCGCCGTCGTCCGGCCGCTGCCTGCCTGGTACGTGATCTTCGCCGCGGACGTGGCCGGGGCGCTCGCGCTGCTCACCGTCGACTTCGAAGAGCGGCTCCTGTGGCCGTTCCCGCCCATGGAGATCGTCGGGTACCTCGGCCTCTGCCTCGCCCTCGGCCTGCGCGAGTCGCGCCGGACGCTGCTGCTGGTGTGGCTGGCGACGGCGGGCGCGAGCGTCGGCCTGGGGTTCGTCGCGCCCCACGGCACGAGCGCCAGGGACGCGCTGCTCACGATCCTGAGCGGCGTCGCGCTCGTGCTCGGCGGTGCGCTCCGCGAGCGGTACGAGGCGCAGCGCAGGCTGGCCGAGCAGGAGACGATCAGCGAGGCCGAGCGCGGCCGGCGAACGCTGCTGGAGGAACGCGCCCGCATCGCGCGCGAGCTGCACGACGTGGTGGCGCACCACATGTCCGTCATCACGGTGCAGGCGGACACCTCGGTCTACCGTCTCGACGGGCTGACGCCGGACGTGCGGGAGGAGTTCACCTCCATCGCGGCGACCGCGCGCGAGTCGCTCGGCGAGATGCGACGGCTCCTCGGCGTGCTGCGGAGCGAGGAGGCGCACGGCGAGCTCGCGCCCCAGCCGGGCCTGGAACGGATCGGGCAGGTGGTGGAGGCGACGGTCAGGGCGGGCGTACCGGTGGAGTTCGCCTCCTGCGACGCCGAGGTGCCCGAGGCGGTGGGGCTCTCCGCGTACCGCATCGTCCAGGAGGCCCTTGCGAACGTCGTGCGGCACGCGCCGGGTGCTCCGACACGCGTGTCGGTGGCGGAGGAAGGGGGCTCGCTCACCGTCCTCGTCGTCAACGGGCCTTCGCCCGAGCCGCCCGCCGCGCCGCTGGAGGAGGGCGGCACGGGCCACGGCCTCGTCGGCATGCGCGAACGGGTGCGGCTCGGCGGCGGCACCCTCGAAGCGGGGCCGCTGCCGGACGGCGGCTTCCGCGTGGCCGCCCGGCTCCCCCTGACGGAAAGGGACTTCACGTGA
- a CDS encoding CHAP domain-containing protein encodes MTARTFDLTKRLGARVAAGAVLSLASVVGFGSLAPSAHADTKPATTAHVAAVSKADANGAKTSGQSAAAGASAQDVIKLARTQVGTHEDASGNSKFNDWYVGSPLGEQNAHRIGAKKASVYKGQSWCDMFVSWLGQHTGTKGMGADAYTVSHAQWFKKTGRFGETPKPGAVVFFAWNGGGIKGVEHVGIVVKDNHDGTINTIEGNTGDAVKKKVRDTSTVAGYGYPQYR; translated from the coding sequence ATGACCGCTCGTACCTTTGACCTGACCAAGCGCTTGGGCGCCCGCGTCGCCGCGGGAGCCGTCCTCTCCCTGGCAAGTGTGGTCGGGTTCGGCTCGCTCGCCCCGTCCGCCCATGCGGACACCAAGCCCGCGACCACCGCGCACGTCGCCGCCGTTTCCAAGGCCGACGCCAACGGCGCCAAGACCAGCGGCCAGAGCGCCGCGGCCGGCGCCTCCGCGCAGGACGTCATCAAGCTCGCCCGCACGCAGGTCGGCACCCACGAGGACGCGTCGGGCAACAGCAAGTTCAACGACTGGTACGTCGGCTCGCCGCTGGGCGAGCAGAACGCCCACCGCATCGGTGCCAAGAAGGCCTCGGTCTACAAGGGCCAGTCCTGGTGCGACATGTTCGTGTCCTGGCTGGGCCAGCACACCGGCACCAAGGGCATGGGCGCCGACGCCTACACCGTCAGCCACGCCCAGTGGTTCAAGAAGACCGGCCGCTTCGGCGAGACCCCGAAGCCCGGCGCTGTGGTCTTCTTCGCCTGGAACGGCGGCGGCATCAAGGGCGTCGAGCACGTCGGCATCGTCGTGAAGGACAACCACGACGGCACCATCAACACCATCGAGGGCAACACCGGTGACGCGGTGAAGAAGAAGGTCCGCGACACTTCCACCGTCGCCGGCTACGGCTACCCCCAGTACCGGTGA